From the Porites lutea chromosome 5, jaPorLute2.1, whole genome shotgun sequence genome, the window tgaaatatcaaggggcgtttttcagaatcgtggggtttgcgggcaagcgtttcctcttctcccatCCTCTTtcccacccccccctcccccccccttttttctttttgctcccgctctaactttcgcgcaaacgcttgctacgcaggctaggaaatgagaagcgaagggTTGCGAACAACAGAAGAAGGGCTATTATACCAATTTTTCATATTTACGTTTTGGTTTTATCACTTTTTGGGACTATTAACAGATTTAAGAATCGAAATGAGCTTGCAGTCTCTAAACGACCTTCAGTAGTTTATACGCTTAGTAATTGACTACGAGCTATGGAAAGATCCGAGTACGTTCAGGTTATTAAACATTACCTGCTGAAACAAACCGCCTTCCCTCTGATTTTCTCCAGGAATTAAACAGAAATTTCAGAGCACGACGACTCCGAACGCTGGAGACCGCCATTTTGTTTCCAGTCTAAGTCCTAGACCTTTCACTGTCAAGATAAGATTACAGGCAGCCCATTCTCACGCACAGGAATACTACCAGTAAATTGCAAGAGTACGTAACCTAAAAAAAGGGTTTATGTGGGAACAGTAAAATGCACCTACTTTTAAGTTTAAACTgaataagaataaaattttaGGCATTCTTTTGCTAAATTTCCATTGTTACAATCTGGGCAATCCAGCAAGCCGGAGCGAGGGACTCATTCCATCCCCGCCACACACCCAATTCATTTTTCAATTCCCTCGCCGTCTACTTGCGATTTACCTCCAAAACGGAGAGTATGCTCACAGGCTGCCCCCTGGTTCTCCACTTTGAAAGGCGTGGGCCGATCATTCCGTCCCATCAAACCAAACAGACTTCAGAAACCTGCACCTCGAAATCATCCTACTCGGCTCGTGTGACCACTGTGGTACCTTACCTTGGAAAGACTGAAATGAGACTGTCCAAGTCTTAACGCACCCGCTAAGATTCCGGAAACTGAGAATTGATTATTATGTTATCCAAAATGTCTCGCGACTTTAACTACCGGTATTCAGGTTTGGTGGCTAAACGGTTCATCTCCCCCGAAGTTGTTATCCAATTACGCATGCTTAGCTTGTACCACGAAGCCTTATACATAAGCATTATATCACTTTCAAAACGTGGCGTGTATTTGTCGTTTTAAGAATAACTAGACCCGTTCTGACGGTACACAGAACGCGGGCAAGTTTCATGCATCGCGTTTCCTTTTTAAATTACCACCAAAGATGGTCGGATATCTTCTATCCCTTTGAAAATTATATGACTGATCTCTCTATATTCCCCTATTCCAATAAAAACAAAGCAGCGATTAACGCACGCATTTGTTGCGGGAGCGCAAATTTTGCCCATCAAGTCTTCTTTTCGAAACTGCAAAAGTATTTGCGTCTATATTTGCTATATCATTTTCTTGTAGGATTTCTTAAACCCCCGCGCCTCTTGTGGTGGCGTGGGCTTGAGCAAGTTACTCCTTACCGAAATCATGGTTTTCAcgcttaaacgctgacaaagaaaaaacacaagtGATCTGAATGTGTTTGCAATCTAGGAAATCATTTCAAAGGAGCTTTATCTGAAAGGATTTTTTCACAACTTTGCAGAAGTGGACTGCGTAAGTCCCAAAGGGCCTTTTCTATCTTTCGCACcaattgtttttatttccttGTCACGGTCAATGACTTGGCGTGTCTTAGTGAACTAATAATACATgagaaaaatgtaaataaaaggcttaaaactgttttgattttctgatcgcaTGTCCGTAAATGAAGCTAGCAGTGCGACTGTAGACAATCCCTGAACAAGATATCTGCCATTATAGTCAATATAACATTTAGATACGGTGGCAGCTTGTGCGAAACACTCTAACAAGAGTTAGATACATAAAGAATGACATTCTGAAAGAGTAAATAAGCAAGATTAAAATAAGAACACTGATTAGATCAGCGATTTGGTAACTGTATAATGTATGATTGAGTGTGACTACGCTTTGTTTCATAACATAAAAAACGAGTGAGAAAATTATCCGCACCAAATAACCAGAGTGATTATTGGCTGACCATCGTCAAAATGTCAAAGTCAACTTTAATTTCATTCCTACGCTCATAAgagaaatatttcttgagaacaAATGTTACATCTCTGCTAAAACAATCAAAGCTCTTAGCATTGCTATTGCCGGATTCATCTGCGCGCAGTGCTTGTTCCGGGTTGGCGTGTTATGATCTTTATTTGCTTCTCTTGACACAGAGCACGCAGCGGTGAAATCACCCTCAACACACTTATTTGCGCAAATCAATTAGGCTGCTTCCCTAACTTTTAAACGTTTGTGGTCATCGTGGACCTTTGTTGCGCGCGCTTTATCTGAATACTATCAGCTGCGTCATAAGCCAGTCTTCAGAAAGTTTTAATTGGCCGGTATTAATCCTAACCGATAAgacacaaaaccaaaaacctcaacGTTTTACACCTGCCCCAACCGCAGGCGAAATTTCTTTCCTAGACTGCCTTGCGCTAAGCAGGACCGCCCAATCACAAGCTCTTGAATACAGACTTTGTGAGCAATTAACGCCCAACAGTGAATTGTTCGCAAGACACCTTTTGCACTTCAAAGCAGTTTTGTATAAACTTGGTGTCTCGAGGGTCAATTAGGGGGATTGTTTATGCCACTAGCCAATCAATTTGCACGTCGCACAAGAGCGATCTAGTATTCATTGTGTGGCGCTGTTAGACCAAACGCGGTGTAGAGGTGATACTTGTTATAAACCAACCGTGTTACTGACTTCTGGAGTTGTCTTCTGACGAAAGTGATCAAAACTCAACGGGAACAAAACCATGAGTCAACGAGCAGAAGACAGTGAAAATCTCTCACCAAAAGCGGCAGCTTTCTCTATCGCCAGCCTACTGACAAAGGATCTTCAAGGAAATTCCAACGCTAGTAGAACAAGAGAGATGAATCCGCCCTTGACAGTTTACACAGAAAGAGAGAATTGTTGGACTGGACACAAAAATGACCTGTCTGCACACAAGGCTATGAGCTGTGCTCCCACAAAGGAAGAATGCGAGAGCTATTCCATCCAGAGCATTTTAAACGGAGAATATCCGAGAGGCGATAAATACGCTGACGGCAATGTCAAacgagaaatggaaaaaaatggttCAAACAGCGATCCTCTGCATCAGTTAGCAGCCTGTTGCGATCTGGTTAGAACTATAGACACTTTGAAAGACCCAACTTCACTGTTATCGCCTCAAATGAGAATTTTGGATGTCCAACGCGAAGTACAAGTTGCAATGCAGCAAAGTGACCTTTGGTGGAAATTTTACGCCTGCGGCACAGAAATGGTCATCACTCGCACTGGAAGGTGAGAAAATTTATCATTTAATGTGTTGTAAACTTGCTTTATTTAGTAACAGATCATGTTTCGCTACAGCGTAAAGGCAAAAAGTTTGAAATATGACTTTTCAAAAAGTCACTTCAAATGTTTATGTACCACTTGACATAAAAACAAGATTCTTTATTACATATTGCTTGAGACAACCGTGAAAATTACCCAAATTATTGGAAATGAAAAGTTATTAAATAACTAAGGAATTCCGCCacattttacaaaatttcacacCTTTGAAAATGGCTGCGtgttaagatttgttttaaaacagCCTGTAGTATCCTTTCTTGTCAGTTCACCTTACGTTGcttttgaaaagcaaaaaaaagaaagattgtGAGCAGACTTAAACATCGGTGGTTTTGGTGTAAATTCCCTAACCGCTCGCGTGAAACAACTTGCTACCTTGACTTAACAAACTTTACCGGAACTCCAATACTAAGAAACTTCTCCCCACAATACAAAGAAACGATCTTTCTTCCATTCAAATCCAGAGCTGTCACAATTGTCGTCTTTGAAACACAAACTAAAACTAACTCACCAGAGGAATAATTCTTTTCGCATTTAATTCAGGCAACGATTATTTTCGCTGCGGGCAGCTCGGTTTTCTTAATTCGTGTTTCGATAATTGCACAAAACATCCGACCCGGCTAATCCCTCGCCAGAAgtatgaaaaataatatatctGTTTAGCTCCTAAGTTATTATCTGTCATTTCTCTTTTGAACTCCGCATTTTTACCATTTCGTGACGTCATGTTAAAAGATATTTTTCGTATTCACCCGGGTttctgaaagtgaagaatggGGTCGCGTGCCACTGAAGTTTTATGTTCTGTTCTATGATACTCCCATGTGtaacaaacaaagcaaatctctttttgctttcctttaagCTGTTGATTTGCTTTCTCCGCATGTGCCTTTGATACAAGTCAATTTGTTCATCACGATTCAATTGTGTTTAGGCGTGGGGATGAAATTTAGACCAGCAAATAGTACGTTTATTGTGCGCAATTAAGTCTTTTCAGCTACTGAGTGTGTGAGAAACTTTTTAACTCTTGCATGGTAAAATGTTGTCTATAACTATGCAATTGAAGGAATCCTTGAGTGTGAATTTAGTGCGTCAATGCATAAATAACATTTGCACTTTATCAATACTAAATAattctgttttcaaaaaccaaaGAAGCGTTTATTAACAATATTCTTTCAAACTATGTTTTGTGTTTAGTGTCAGATAAGGCTTTTAGTAGAGCAACACAAAATACTGTATCATTAATCCACTTTAAACTCTCTTAATCGAGCCTCAGCGTTTTCAAACTGGCTAAGTTGAAGACTTAAGGGCGATCTCTAATACCTGCAATGGAAGCTTTTAAAGATCAAGATTGCTATTATCACTTCCAGGTGTAGTGTTATTAAAATTCAGGCTAGTGACTTTTAATATGCAAAAAAATCCCCAGATATAATGAAGATAAGTATTATTCACATGTGGGCACAAAGAGGTTTTTGATCGCTTATCTTTCCAAGCACTGAAAATGTcctaaaagtaatttaattgtGTGTCCTCCTTGATCAATCACGCTTACACAAAAGTTTTAGATAATCCCTAAGACCGATACAACAAACATAATGCCCCGAGGGATGGAAAGATTTCAAGTATAGAGCTCTATGCCTGGTTTATTAGattatttaattgtttttgtttgggtaTAGGAAAAGAGCCCTTGCTTAGACTGGGGGTATTTGTTAGTGCTTGTAAGGGATTTAGAAGGAGCTTAAACAGATGTGGTGGATTCTCTTCGCTGGCTAGAGTTTTATTTGCagataaaactttatttataaatGAGAACGGCATGTTTTTCTTGTTGGCTAATACAGAACTGGATATTTTCTAGTATCGTTAACAGCCATAACACCATGGCCAGCAACACAGAGCAGGGATGTTTCTTTCAGCTTCTTCGTTTTGAAAAGCCAGTGTATATTTGATGAAAAGCTCTGCTGTTCATAACCTCACTCTGCTATAAAATTCGTCGCAGCGAAGGAGGAGAAAAGGCGCAGATAGCAACAAAACCACAAAGGCAGATAGGCATATGGAGCTAGTAAAGTAAACAACCACTTAGGGATTTAGCGCAGATTGTGTTTAGCACGTGCCCCGCTTTTTATGGGTGTGTCTCTTTGTTTGTGACTCTTAAAATAATGAACGATGTTTTTTCCTTCCGCTAATGAGAGGAGAGATCATTTGAAACAGATGACATTAGGCACCTAGCATGTGCCCCGTAGATTACTTTCAGTTCAAATCTCTGAGTTTTGCATTCTCTGTGATTCAGACCCGGAATCGTTTAAGCCCTACTGCGGGTCACGCATAACTAAACGACCGGGGTGCTTACCCCTTCTAAGAAGGGTCTCAACAGCTTCTTAAGTCCACTCACATTGAACAGCTTCTAACAGCTCGTAGTGCCCAGACAATGACAGAAAACTTTCATCACGAAAGCGCATGTGTAGAGATCTTTCACCTGCTACTGATGTAGCTATTGCGGTGAGTACAGTCTAAATGATTATTAAGCAGCAGTCCCAGCCGGGGTACCTGACACTTTATCTATTTACTTTAACTTATCTGATGCTAAAATGATTGATTTCTTGCAGGAGAATGTTCCCAACTCTTGCTCTGTCGTTCCTTGGCATGGACCCGAGACGATACTACTCCGTACATGTCGATATCGTTCCCGTCGACGGCTACGCTTACACCTTTGTCAACAATATATGGCAAGTGAATGGAATGGCCAGCGAAATGCATGCGTTGCCGTACATACAGTCCTACCAAGCCGATGAGGTGGCGCATACAGGCCTGTACTGGATGAAAAACGGCGTCGACTTTAAGAAGGTTCGACTCACAAACCGAAGAGTTGGTCCATTCAAAGATGGCGAGGTAATGCAATTTTGTAATTACATCCGAAAAGGATACTGTACCTAATGAAAGTTCAAGTTTTAATTAATCTCGAACGCAATCTTTTGTATTTCGATATTTCCaccttattttaataaaattcaCGTGGTTTTCGTATCTGAAACTGAAGATAAAAATGGCGTTTTTATGAACGCTTCGCCCCGTTTTCATCAAAGACAAAAACACAAAGAATGACGGGAACGAATTTCAGTACGCATGTGTTGTGaaaagccaaaatgtcagaGAAACTAAACGCACTAAAATACTCTAACATTTTTAGCTGTTTTCGTCTACATAAACCAACATATCGAGTCGATCAAAGGTTTCTCAGTTACTGCGGCATAAATTCTCGGTGTGCATAAAGCCGCAGGAGATGTCATGGGGTATTAAGAGACTTTTTTGCCATAGCGAATTggcaaattttgtaattttccaATTGACCGAGCTCATTACTTATTCATAAATCGCTCTCTTTGTCTCTGGTATTCATACGTTCCGCGACCTCGTGTTTAATTTTGAGTTGTTCgtattttgttacagttttatGAACGATTTAAGATATTACTTAGCCAACGCAAGCCGTCGATTAGGATAAAAGAATTTAAAGAGATATTCAATAAATCAAAAGAAAGCAAACGTGATATTAAACTGGAAAACCTCAAATTATAAACTTTGTTCATGAAGAAACTAACAATGCAAATTTGCGAAAGCGACTCACGGCTCGCCAAAACGAACTACGAAGCGAAATAATCTAATTTGAAGTAAACTATTTTGGTGAATTTACACTAAAAGGAAAAGTTTTTATTTGCCCGCCAGAACTTATGTATTATATatctattcatttttttagtaCGAGTCGAAAGCTTCATCTATTATTTGATGTACTTCTCCGGGGTGTTCGCATATCACTACAATCAGAATTAGGTAGAATTactattttaaaaggggttcgAAACCAATAATAAAGGTTTTGAACGCTTTTAGGCTTAATGTGTATTTTAATTATCATTGACAGCTTCACCTTAGTCCAAACAGAAAATATCAACCGAGGATTCACGTTGTAGAGGAAACTGAAGAAGGCGCAAAGGTTTCCTGTTCAACATACGTGTTTCCCGAGACAACATTCATTGCTGTAACAACGTATCAGAACGAAGAGGTATGAATTGTATAAAACTGTGTTCCATTTTTAAGACCAGCACTAAACTTTCAATAGTCACTTTTATTTTCAAAGTAATTTAATCAACTAATATTCTTCAATTTTAGAGTTCCCTGAACTAAACGTTTAAAGCTTTCTTACGTTTACTTGAAGTGATGCTACAAAGTAACCAATTATAATTATCTATTTGCGAATAAGAACTGGTCGCGGAAAAGAGTCTTTATGATTTTAGATCAACATGATATAACAACAATAGGTGGCTACTTTTGACGAAGTATTTTGGTAGAGAAATAAAGCATAGGTATCTATGGAATGTATAAAAATGTCAAATTAGAAATAGTTCAATTTTTTCCCTTAAAGATACATGCAGTTTTCTACAAAACTGATCCTTATTTGACACACTTaagattgtttgtttgttgttttttcagttGATTCAGATGAAAATCGACCATAATCCTTTTGCTAAAGGATTTCGCGACAAAGGATCTAGGTACgtaaacattaaattttttatgattttttttttaaagataaataACTATTATCCGCAACCAGCTGATTATTCGATCGGTTTGTGACTTTCTTGTTATTCATATCATTATCGTATCACTCAGCAAAAAGTCGCGAAAATCTGACAAAACGggcaaaatttgttttattttatctacTGAGCAACATTTACATGCGAGATAAAAACGGTAATAAGAAAAAGCTTTTTATCTTAAAAGTGAATCGCAAGCGATAACACAATTATTGGACAAAGATTCGATACATGAGTGTATTTTGAAACAATACACAAAAAATACACACCGCCGGTAAATTAGCTAAATGCGTCGGATTTCATGTCAAGCCCGTTTTATAAAGCGAAATACAGTTTTTGTATGGAACGATTCTTAACTCTAATCCATTGGAAACTGAGTTACTATTGAATCAAACCAAAACAGTTTAAATTTGGGTACTGATTGTAATATGCGCGATTCTAAAGAAGGGGTTTTTCAGAGGCTTTACTTGTTCCGGTTATCACTTTGGAAAGTCGGTACTATTTCAAAACCAGAACGGCAAAAATGAtctaaaaagttattttttctctaCAGCACTAAAATCATTTCACAAAGGGCTTAGTCTGTTTGCTTGCAATTTAGGCAACAATTAGCTTATCTAGAATTCAGATAAGCCTTcacaaatgaaaaaagaaaattatgtaACATTCATTATTAACCTAAAGAAAACACAAATAGGTTCAAGGAACCATTTTCATCCTTTTGATTCCTTTGTCACTCATGCATTTGATCGCGCTTTTCtaagtttaaaaagtttttaaatgaaTTAAACAGCGTTTTTTGAATTATGTCGATTCGAAGAAGGGAAAACGAAAAGATATATTGTTAAAAAATCACATAAAGCTGTGAGATATAATAGAATAAACTGAAAGCATGCACTTGATCATGTTAAGTAGTAGCATCTCATCGCACTTGCAATGTGCTGCATTTGACAGTGTTTATAATATATATCAGTTGCTGCGACGAAACTTAGAAAGGCACGGACTCTTCGTAGCCTAACTTTTAATCCGGGTGTGGGTGAAAcatgtttttcctttgttaaaattatatggaattaatttttcttaaaaaactgttttattttatctGTGTCATCAGATATAGTTCGTTCGCGTTTCTAACTTTTATGTCATATCCGTAAAACTAAAATtttctaaattagcataattgaCTTTTACACTAACAATACGAAACGAAGTACAGATAAAACACAATGATAGAAAAGTTCAAGCATTGTTACTCTCAGAGCTTTTTTTATTGTCAAAAACCATATAATGAAAGTTAAGATTTCACTGTTAAGGGTAAAAAAGTTGAACGACTTTAAGGACAGTAAACATTGCACTAGATATCCTTCAGAAATCTTTTTTGCAGTTTACAAGTCCGTGGATAGAACCCACTTTTCCAGAGCCACGTGGTGGGCAGCTAGTGTTGCAGAAGTAGAAGGGAAATAAGGGTCGGGTTTTTTGGAAATAATCTGAAACGGCTGCCTATTATGGCAATCTAGTCCAGTTTGTTAAATGTGAACCAATATAGGCTACAATCATCACCCTGCTCCGAGGCTTAATTATGTACATGTTCAACTGCGGACCCATTTAACATGATTTAAGGCCAAATTAAAACACTGTTTCTGAAATCATCTTGTGCTGAGTTAAGTTGAGGCATGAAGAGCGGCATTCgtggaatctttttttttttctttttttttttttcagtttcttgagTTTTGTATGACGAGCAACTATTAGCAGAGGCCATCGCATTTATTATCTAAAACTGGAGCGGCAGTTTATTCAAACGGCGATCATATGTGCCTCGAGCTGGCTCGTATTGTGCCGTATCTTCACATAATTTAACTCACATTTCCCAAACTTCAAACTGATATCTTTTGACTGATTTCTTTGAGTTTCCTTCcattttttatcgttttaatGAGCAAAATCGTCGCTTTGTATTCGACCCCAGGAAAAGTGAATTTATCAACTTAGGCTCGAGCGTAGAATGCGCTGCATTTGAATCGTTAAATTTCATTAAATTACTGCGTGGAGTACAAAGACCAATCCTGTTAGCAAAGAGGACTTTGTCAAGTTTATACAGGGGACTGGAAGTAAAATCGGACACAGACAAATGTTCACTTGTCATTCAGCAGATGTATAACAACATACCTTATGGATATTTTTCGAGGGAGTCTAAAAAGGCCGTTTTCTGGCTCCGTTATTTAGATTACACTCTTCAGTCTTCTTGACCGTGTTTGATATTAATCTTACCTTGGATAAATTTTACAAACACTTCTTGGCGGAAGTGACATAGTTTTCATTCTTGAGCTTCCAATTGATAATTCGTCGTCTTTCACAGACTGACTCTATTTATTTCAAGGGTTCTTCAGGTCAATAACAGTCTTGGCTCTTCAGACACAAAGCCAGCTAATTAATGATCTATGTTTCTTTCACAGAGATGATCATATTGCCTAATTTGATCTTTTATATCCATCTCAAAAAATATGCCCTTAGGTACTTTTTTTGTATGTCAGCCGTTTTGAGTATATCTTCAGATCTTAGAAATATGAATCTAGTTTTCTTAGTTAACTATGTTTTTATGTATTCTATATGGATTTAGAGTACACGGTTATCGTTATAGTCTGAAAGCATACCTACAAAAGACCGTATTCGGGAACATTCATCGTCCTTCATCATATTCAGCTTTTCACATATTGAAATTTTACAACCCCTACCACGTGGACAATTGTCCAGAACTAACGTGCGTGGAAACGTATAACTCTAAAAG encodes:
- the LOC140939186 gene encoding T-box transcription factor TBX5-like produces the protein MSQRAEDSENLSPKAAAFSIASLLTKDLQGNSNASRTREMNPPLTVYTERENCWTGHKNDLSAHKAMSCAPTKEECESYSIQSILNGEYPRGDKYADGNVKREMEKNGSNSDPLHQLAACCDLVRTIDTLKDPTSLLSPQMRILDVQREVQVAMQQSDLWWKFYACGTEMVITRTGRRMFPTLALSFLGMDPRRYYSVHVDIVPVDGYAYTFVNNIWQVNGMASEMHALPYIQSYQADEVAHTGLYWMKNGVDFKKVRLTNRRVGPFKDGELHLSPNRKYQPRIHVVEETEEGAKVSCSTYVFPETTFIAVTTYQNEELIQMKIDHNPFAKGFRDKGSRRRYAPYEQRADIHDSSQTSLNRLCFSSSRHLDRTADSTQVTVPMHLKLNNLSQY